Genomic DNA from Xiphophorus hellerii strain 12219 chromosome 16, Xiphophorus_hellerii-4.1, whole genome shotgun sequence:
AGATAAAACTCGTGTACGGTCAGGTCGCCACGGAAAAACTGTCTGGGCCCATTTCTGACTGGTGTGctgaatgaagaaaacaaatacagcTACCGGTAGTAAACAGGAGCTCATGTGACAACTCGTGAAGATAATTAtgtgaaaagtgcttgaatttattttacttactgCCAGTGCAGTCACTTCCTCCCAGACACCACAGTGACGGAGGTCTGGGGTAAAGTGATTGAGATGTGGTTTTGTTTAGGTGCCAGGCAGTGCCCCAGGACAATATTTCTCCTACTCAATCACTAAGGAGATATTGTGAAAATTTTACTGCTTATTCTGGGAAATCTAATTGTGGTTCTTTTCCCACAGTCAGTGGCTAAGAACTTCATAAACACCTTGTTTCTTTCCTCTGAATTCCTCTATAGATATTattttagagaaaagaaaaggtgatATTAGCAACCTGGTTGTCTTTATTTGCTTGCGAAAAAGTTGGATGAACAAGCAGGAATATTCTGACAACtgtctgtggggaaaaaaaaataggataGCCTAAGTAGACCCAATAAAGGAGAGCTGACAAAAACTAGCCTCAGGACATGCTTTCTCAGTCTTTCCTGTCGCATGTCTACATGTCAACAGATTATGCCTTAACTCTTGAAACTTGTGGGTCAAAAAGATTGCTGTCAGCTTCTACCTTTAAGAGAATATGCAGTATAATGGGAACTGTAGCCTAAAGCCTGATATTTAAAGTGGTGAAAAGATAGTAAAGAACTTATAGACAGTAAAAGAGAAACTTGGTTTCACTGTTTACATTGCTCGTCCCCTAAGCTATTTCTTTAGTTATAGGATTTTTGATAGACTTTTTATTCATCAAgctaatttttatttctgattaacctgagtaaatacaaaaaaataatgattttggTTATCAAGGGATATCAAATCAACTTGGCTATTAATGGCCATAAATCATTTGAAATAACCTGTAGCAAGTCTTTTACATTCACTcccaaagttttaaaatgaatttgaaacCCTGCCCTGTCTATTAGATATATGGCTCCTTCTCATCTGTTGAATTTCGGTGCTGAATGATGGTAATTTTTCAATTTGTCTGACTGCTTATAGGACATTTTTATTCTACAGCTCTGGCAGTCATCTAGCcatattaaacttttcaaaaatttgGCTGatcattgttaaaatatgatttaacaATGAATGAAGTGTAATTACCTTTTCACATAGGCAAAGGTTGTTTTAGTAGCTTTTAATTatatttggtttcattttttttctcaaaatgtaagtttggaaaaagcaggaaaacttGTGAAGAgggcaaatacatatttttatgcagCTCTGCAACTGAAAATTTGAAgtaagttttcttatttttagaaGACCATTGCTCAAAGACCACACACTTCACTGAGCATCCTCGTCATGatctctaaagaaaaaaattaataatttagatGTCAGCAGAAAGATACATTTTATCTAAGGTTATTAATGTGAAACTATGATGAGAACTGAAAAGTAAATGAAATGCACAAAATATAGTCACGTAAGAAAAGCAGTGTACATGTGGATAGAAAGGAAATAACTCTATTTCTAAACAACAGTGTGGAAAACTTAATAGGTTCCCATAATTTTGTCATAGATAATTACTAACAAGACGTGATGACGAAGgtaagtaaaaaatgtaaaacgactattttttttctagctcgAGTAAGACATCTTCGTTTTTGTTTAGATCTCTGTCAGTTTCCGCTTTCTCATTTCCGTACACAAAAGCTCTACTGATGACGTGTACACACTGCTTCGTCGTTAGCTGGCTAGCTTAGCCACCTGTCAGAGTACAggggataaaataaaaaggattggAAGAAAACTAGGGACACAAGGCGTTTCAGCGAATCCATAAAAATGGAGACGCTTTACCACCAGACCAACAAGTGAGTACAATAACAGCTTCTGCGAAAACTGTGCCGACTCTGTTTGCTAACTTAGCTTTGCAATGTAACTAACCTAGCAACCCAATTAACGGTCCAGTTTCAAAGGAAACACGTTGACAAAATACTTataataacttttaaaatgtctttggcATGTGTTGGTGTGGTAATGAAAAATACATCACTTTCGTTGGTATTTAAATGTCTCCGTTTCTGTTCAATTAAACGCTGTATTTGTGTTGGATTAGGCAAATCCAGGAGGTGCAGTCTCAAATGGGAAACCTGGAAAGAACAGACCGCGAATCAGTTCACTGTGAGTATGATCACGGCGATGGTTAAATTCAGTTTCACCTACACATTTTGTTCCGATTCAGGCAACAGAGAAGTGTTGTTGCCACCTCCTTATCTAAAAGTTCTGCGTACGAGTTCCTTGTGGTAGCTTCTCCTTAATGTTTTGGACAGGCTGGTAGAGGTAAGTGCCTCTCTGACGGGTTGTTTTCTGTGGATGGTGCCCGTCACACCGTCTCTGGGTCGGGACAGGAAGCAGTAGGGTGGGAGCCAGTCTATCCACCTCCTCAGTCCCTTCACAAACTATGACATCAGCTTACATTTTCTCCTAAAAGAGGAtgtaagcaaaaaaataaataaataaaaatagcaaacgcacgcacacacacaaaacagaacCTGATTTcaagaatatattttaaaaggtgtttttttgttgacatatatcacaaattcagttttaaaacatctttaagtAGAATAAGTTTGTCCAGGTTTGACCTGTCTATTTGCATGTAGTATAAGGACAAGGAAGCactgaaaatgctttgatctaTTTGtcataaatggaaaaaaaaaaattatgaatctCAATCTGcgtttaaaaatatcttattaaatatgcaattattattattgatgcAACTGAGTTCTGAACAGTGTAAATATGAAAGATTTGAAACTTGAGATGGTCAAACACAATCAACTTACAGTGTACagcaatatttagtttttatataatGAAGAACACAAATGGCACCCACTTTACTCGCTGGGAATAAAAATaggcttcttgttttttttttttgttttttacctgtcGCTGTTTTCCTCCTGACTGGGTCAGAAAGCTATATCtgctattttaaaaactgactcTGAATGTaagttaaaacaataaataaagattatAAATCCACTAATAACACCCATTACAATGTGAAAATTGACTGAAATTTGTGTATAGTGATCgttaatatgtttttatctattttctttCCTCTAATGTGAGatcttcttttttctccatttcaaGTGTTAGAGAATGAACTACAGGCTAGAATCGACCAGATCTTCACTCATCTGGAACGCCTTGAGATCCTTGCCAGTAAAGAACCACCAAACCGCCGCCAGAATGCCAAACTGTGAGTGTTGAGTGATTCAACTGCTGGTGGCCGTAAAAGGCCCAATCTGACAGCATAAGCTGTATCTCATAAAGGCACAGGGTGGATGCCGAAGACAAAAACAGCTCTGTGCTGCCCTGTGGCGACGTGGCTCtatgaaaacatttcctctgAAGCCCCGTCATCGTCAGCGTTCCAGCTGCATCGGGCAGAGATTCATCTCTGGCTTGAGTAAACAGGCCCTAGGGAACAGTGTTCGCCATAAGCTTTCCTCTGATCCCGGCAGGTTTCTAGGAAGACCTAGGTGAAGGATAAGAATGGGCCTGGGAGAGACTCTTTAAAGATTTGAGCTCCAAAAGAATTCTCTTTTATCCAGAAACTATGAATTTCAGGATGATGTGAGGgaataaacaacacaatatttCATTCTAATGGACAGGCATGAATTTAATGTTTATAGTTTTGCCAAAGCCACTCAAGATGAATGTTAGTGTCTTAAAATAGTTATTGAAATAGTGACAGATGCAGAAGATGgtttaaaaaagtaaagtgtGATAGAAATTGAATTGAGTTCTTTGTATAATCTAGTGTGTTGTTTCTAAAAAAGGATTTCTTTCGTTGCTTTTCCATCAGACGAGTGGATCAGCTGAAGTACGATGTTCAGCACCTGCGGACCGCTCTCCAAAACTTCCAGCACAGACGCTACACCAGAGAAGcccaggagagagagagagaggagctcCTGAGCCGCACCTTCACCACAAACGTAAGCTGCATGTGCCTGAATACAGCCTCACATTCGGActtaaaattgtaatatttgaaGTTTAGTGAAGACTAGGAGTTCAGTTGGATTATCAATAACATTATGTTTTTTCATTGAGGACATGTAGGGTTTTGCAAAGccttaaaccttttcacattttgtcacagttacaaccacaaaccttcatttaagtttcatttttgtaattgtgaagtgagaaataaaatatacGTGAAGCATCAGCTTTCATCAATCTACACTGCTTCACATGTACGCCAAAAAATATGTTGGTGTTTTCTGGTTAGAgcataaaaatcagttttgcacttttcagatttttatttcacagttaTGTGCTATTTTGTGCTACTCTGTCAGACAAAATACCAATGAAGTATGAAAATTGCGGTTGTAGCTACAGAAGTATAAATACAGCAATTGACAGTATTTTAATAGAGTGATATGATTTCTCTAGTTAAATATAgtgtagttaaaaaaatgttgtattttaacAGGATGCGGATACCTCCATCCACATAGATGAGACCATACAGTTAAATACCAGCCTGCACAATGCACACCGAGGCATGGACGACCTCCTGGGCAGCGGCAGTAGCATTCTCAATGGCCTCAGAGATCAAAGGTCAACTCTCAAGGTGTGTGctaatcaacaaaataaattctctGAGCTAGCTTAAATGCTTTCATATTTAACACCAGAAATCATATCTAAAGAGGAAGATAATTACATCCTTGGCCCAGTGTCTGCTGTCCATCGTAATTATGTCATTGTTACCAAGGGTATTCTAAGTGGGTGGGTGAGTCCTCGTTTCCAGGGAGGAGATGGGCTTCCTGGCTTTGGCTTCAGCCTCTTCTTATCAGGGTGTGACTGTTGATCAGCACTCTCAGCCAGGCAGTCCAGACATGAGAAACTCCTGACAGAGTGGTGGAGTCAGGGAGGCGCTTGGCCCTCTCCCAAACTCAGACGAATTAGTACACATAATGAACAATGTGCTGCGGCTTTACAACTGTTGAAgtcaatgctttttttttttgactgcaCAGGGAACGCACAAGAAGATGCTGGATGTAGCCAACATGTTGGGCCTCTCTAACACAGTAATGAGACTAATAGAAAGACGAGCCACCCAGGATAAGTTCATCATGATTGGAGGCATGTTGTTGACCTGCGTCTTCATGTTCCTCGTCATCAGATACCTGGGCTGACCACGCCTAGGTAGGCAATCAGATGTGGACATTTCAGGAAAACATCATCCCACAGGATATGaaatttaaagtgattttaataaaaggtgccattgtttttttgttgtttactttcAATAAACTCACCACTTTACTTTGGATACATGTTAAACggttaggctgaagaagttccTGTCCAGACAGTATTTTATAGTGTGGAACTTTTCTGTTGATCAGTTTTCCATAGACTTACAGCCAAACGTGGACTCTTCAAACTgctcctgttttttctttcatattccAAAAATGTCCATCAATGTATGATTGAAAACAAGTCTgaatgtgtaaaaacatttatttcattctgtGAATGTTTTATTACCCGTAAGGTAAGCCGACATCCACAGATTCTTGATGTCCAGAGTTGAATAGTTTGATTTCCCTGCCCAGCACAACTGTACTATTAACAGGTATTGAAAATGACACCGGAGGGCAACTCTAATGCTAAGCAGTTAGCTTAAACCATGAGTTACAATACCTGACAATAGGAAATTGTGACCATCTTAATGTCCATTCATCTTAAGTTTAGAAATATTAATTATGTATTATTGATGTACTATTTAAGCTTtgtaaaatgtcaatttttgtTAGATTAAGTACATTAAAATTTATTCCATCGCTGAAGTTAAATTTGATTCaatataaaatgattaaaataccTAAACTTTAACTTTGTCCACTTTTATATTACCTGTAGAGATACCCATTGCAATCTTTCATAGCTGCCTGTAAGATAGCATGTCTTTATCTATTTGACTGAACCAACACAAATTATATGCTGTAACTTGTTCTTGTTGAAAAGATATCTGATTTACCATTATTTATACTCAATTCTCCACTTGGACACAAATTTAGGCGTTGAAGGATTcagttttatgttatttttaacgGATTTTAATGTGACTAGGGCGCCATCTACTGTTTGCTGTTGGTACCTGCAGAATGATTTGGTAATCTTGTCCAAATGGGACTATGAAAAGAACTGAAATAATACAATCAAAACTAAAccaagaaagagaaaacaaaacaaacgcctggactcaaagttttatttgttgaaacagttatgtttttaaaaatacaagagtcacaacttttgttttttgacagaTAACTTGTCTGGGATCCCAGCCATCCTCAGAGGGAGCATTTTAAGAACCAACCTTGATAAAACACATATCCATGTTGTAACTAACTTGTAATTCAACTGCTTTACCAACAGCAGTGTCAACCTTTTCAGAATGTTAATAGGTTAAtctacagcatttttatttacaaaattacagaaaaaagccaaacaaagCTCTTCTTCTGAAGagcatttggaaaataatttaaaaataaaaatacaattattgcAGTATACTACAATCTTATTGTTACATGATGCCCAAGCACCACCCCAATGTACAGATTTCAGTGCAATTCATTCACACGTACCCTCCAATGGGAAAACAGGAGTTTTGCCTCAGAGTATTAGAGATGTTTAAACCTCTGCCACATTTCTGCAAATTTAGAGGACTTCTTTTGTGACAGCGTCATACCAGTTTAGACACCATAGCTATTTCATAGTCAATAGCTGGCTTCTTCACATTACACACTGATATATGTACAAACTACAGcaatacaaattattttgagACCAAGAATTCAATAAAGAGCAGGTAGTTATATGGGGAAAAGTGTCACATCATTGAGTCCATCACAAAAACAGAGGTGAAGTTGTTAGTTTCTGTAACAAAATCTATGTCCTGTCTCATCATGATCCTCTATATAATCTCAACCATTATGGATCTCCTTGGATGCCAAACTTAGCAAAGATTATGACCGcataaatgagaaaaacaaaaaaacaaaaaaaaaactccagtgGTTAGTGAGGTTGAGAATGCAGACCCAATTGGTTTATAAGACAATCTCAACAGAATGTCTCATTACAACTATGAACCTGcctttaaaacaggaaacatgagtgaaaaagaaaaaaattaaaaatccaaacaaaccaATATTAAAATGCTAGTGTCACCTTTTTTAACCAACACAGGCTGCAACACGTAATGACCACTTTAGTCTGATTGTAAAACTGTGATTTTACAACGTGTCTGACTTCCTATACACTGATGCAAAGACTTCATCCCCATCCCTAAATCAAGATCGTCGCAGACCTCTGTCAGTGTTCTAAGTGTTTACATCCTGTTTTGTATCCATCGTCACTCAAGAGCCGTGGTTAGGCGGGTGTTGGAGGTCCTGTCCTGAGAATATTGGGTGCAGAAGTGGGTGTAGCTGGAGAgccgctgctgcagcagccTGGGACGGCCGAGGTGCGAATAGTGTTGGGTAGAGGGCTGTGTGCGGGACATGGTGGAGAGCCAAGGGTGTGTGATGAAGTGCAGAAGCAGGGATAATATGAATAGGCTGACCAGACAGGAAGGCTGTTGGGTGGGCAGGAATAAGCCCCGCATGTCCCAGAGAGTGTCCCAAAGAATGACCAAGAGAGGGGCCTAACGGGGACAGGGAGATGGGAGTAAGGTGGTGCTGGGGAATGTGATGCACCTGCGCTAGCTGAGCATGTGCAGGGTGAGGATGGTGGGCATGTGCGGGGTGGATGCCCATTGCAGCAGCGGTGGCTGCGTGGTGCTGCAGGATGGCGTGTTGGACAGTGGTGATGGATGTGCCGGAGGCGACAGAGACGGTTGGCTGCTGAATGTGGATCTGCTGCAGGGCTGGTGGAGGGGGCGCCGGGGCTAAgttagcagctgctgcagcagcagcggcggcggcggcagcagcagccgAGGGGAAAGCCTTGACCTGCTTGgccagaagctgctgctgaatgtGTTGCTGCGCCGCCTGTTGCAGCTTGCTGTACTTCTCCATCTCCTCTGGCGTGAACGTGATTGGCTGACTCTCCAATGGCGCCAGGCCATCCTCCTCCGCTTCGATGCCATCTTCCTCCAGGCTGGAGGGGTGGTAAACGGGGTAACCATGCACCGGCTGCTGTTGCTGCATTTCAGGCATGATGGACTCCATCATGGGGTTCTGGGAGGGGTCTTGACCTGGATCTGCTTGATACTGGGGCATAATCATGGAAGGATCTTGTTCAAAGAGTGGCTGTGGTTCTTGGTGTACTTGCTCTTCTGTAGCTGACTGCTGCTGTGTCTCTTCCTGTGTCGCTGTGTTCTGCTGCACCTCCTCGACCTTCTGCACTGGTGGCGctggaggtggtggaggagggGGGAACTCCCTTATAGGTTCTACTAGGATAACCTCTCCATCCGCTTCAGAACCCTTCCCCGTTCCTGATTTCTCTCCCTCATCGGGTCTCGTTAGGGGAATCAACGGTTTCTTCCCTGCTTGCAGCTTACCAAAGAGGGGCAACATAGCTTTGCTTCCCAGGGCTGGTGGTAATTTAGGACCAAAGTAACCCTGTGGTGGATCCTTAATCTTAATTCCAGATTTCGTTCCGGAGGCAGAATCCTCTGAACTTTTCTTGGACTGTACCCTCTCGAGCAGCTGCCGCGCTGTGAGCATGTTCTTGTGTTCCCCTGCATCACGAGACCCGACTGGCCTCAAAGTCTGGGAAGTGGATGTGTGGCTCCGGTTGAGGCTTCGCGATGACGTGCGGGGAGACTGCGAGCGATAAATCCGAGAGCGGTTGAAGTCTCTGCGATTTGTGTCGCTGTCTGCCCGACCCCTGGTGCTCCGTCGGTGAGGCGAGCCTTTGTTGGAACTGGAGGAGCGACTCGCTGAGCTTCGGCTCCGGCTATAGCTTCGCCTCCAGGATCTTGTGCTGGTGCTGCGACTCCAGCTGCTGGAGCTTCtcgagctgctgtggtggtgccGCCGGTGCCGCTTCCTCCTGCTGTAGCTGCGAGAACGAGAGCGGGAATCAtctgaggatgaagaggagtATTGATGTCTTCTGGATCGCCTGCGACCTCGACTGCCCCGCCGCTCATACTCTGAGTCGGATGAACGTTTAGAGCGCCTCCGTCGGCGGCCTTCCGTGCTGTAGTCACTGTAGCTGTCGGAGTAACTGCGGCTGCGGTGACTGTAGGCGCTACTTCTTGCTGAGGAGCGCCCAGAACTGCTGGAGTAGGAGCGACTGCGGGAGGTTTGGCCACGATGCCGCCGCCGGCTGCTGCCGCGTCGTTCTCCCCGCCTTGATGAGCGGCTGTGGGACCGTCTGGACTCTTCGCTGTGGTGGCGCCGCTGCTCCCGTGGGCTGGACCTGTGATGACGTGAATGCTGGGTGTTGGAGCCACCTTCCTCCTCGCTCTCGCTGCTGGGTGGTCTACCGTGACCTGGACTTTTCTGAGCAGAGGTAGAACATGATGCGTTTTGTGATCCGCTCGAGTccgttttttgtcttttagagCTACCGTGATCTTCTGAGGAGTTGCTCTTGTCGTTATTTTTTCCACTTCCTCCTTGTTCTGCTCCAGATTTAGAAGGCACTTCTTTTGCAGCGCGTTTCCTTTTACCTGGCTCTGCTCCTGTTGTTCTTCCAGCTGTGGACTGAACAGAGGAACCAGCAGCTTTATCTTCAGACTTTGGCTTAACTTTTTCTTTGTCATCACCTGCCACCTCTTCTTGATCTTGagctttgtttttgctctttttccgtttgtgtttcttcttctttttaggCTTTTCTTGCGTTGCCTCCATATTCTCTTCTGCATCACCAgctgcatctttttctttttcttttcctttgcgTTTTGAATGCTTTCCCGATTTCttatgcttctttttcttctttttctttttcgtgCTACTACTGGCAGTCGTGGGTTTTTGCTCATCGGGTTCTGGCTGGCTGGGATTTTCCTTCATCTCAGGTGTCTCTTTATCAGTGCATGCTTCAGGTTCAGTGGCTTCAGCTGTTGAAGTAGCTA
This window encodes:
- the gpatch8 gene encoding G patch domain-containing protein 8 isoform X3, with the protein product MQGRTDPVPIVLKYDVMGMGRMEMELDYAEDATEKRRVLEVEKEDTEELRQKYKDQVEKEKAIAKALEDLRANFYCELCDKQYTKHQEFDNHINSYDHAHKQRLKELKQREFARNVSSRSRKDGKKQEKMLRRLHELAEQRKQDKQNRTPGSGPMFKTTTVAVDGEKEGDGDGVPLENPIFTDSIIEGSPSEKTGQSSPKPSPTINFSLGKNTSTSSSSSPTPTGASKVSVSFSFAKKAPVKLETAAAVFADPGEEAVEEEENQEGEKAGGQEETSGCSTESPRRVPEGDEGGEKGGAAGAEDIQQPDDGGSLASTLNKLKMMMKKDEGFCGQEPQYYHYVPPAHCRVKPNFQFLLFMKASEQCQSKDDDDEDEVEEVQKSEESSDPTESKETECKTEQEQGEDVSATEPEPSPLSPKVKTEDKISSCEQETVSTAPTSPTQKAENTQSTLDTNTGPKVPMGPFFPVLSKDESTTLQWPTELLEFTKAQPSLSYSCNPLYFDFKLSRNKGLRGGKSAKSLKPGEEADDKGQVVATSTAEATEPEACTDKETPEMKENPSQPEPDEQKPTTASSSTKKKKKKKKHKKSGKHSKRKGKEKEKDAAGDAEENMEATQEKPKKKKKHKRKKSKNKAQDQEEVAGDDKEKVKPKSEDKAAGSSVQSTAGRTTGAEPGKRKRAAKEVPSKSGAEQGGSGKNNDKSNSSEDHGSSKRQKTDSSGSQNASCSTSAQKSPGHGRPPSSESEEEGGSNTQHSRHHRSSPREQRRHHSEESRRSHSRSSRRGERRGSSRRRHRGQTSRSRSYSSSSGRSSARSSAYSHRSRSYSDSYSDYSTEGRRRRRSKRSSDSEYERRGSRGRRRSRRHQYSSSSSDDSRSRSRSYSRRKRHRRHHHSSSRSSSSWSRSTSTRSWRRSYSRSRSSASRSSSSNKGSPHRRSTRGRADSDTNRRDFNRSRIYRSQSPRTSSRSLNRSHTSTSQTLRPVGSRDAGEHKNMLTARQLLERVQSKKSSEDSASGTKSGIKIKDPPQGYFGPKLPPALGSKAMLPLFGKLQAGKKPLIPLTRPDEGEKSGTGKGSEADGEVILVEPIREFPPPPPPPAPPVQKVEEVQQNTATQEETQQQSATEEQVHQEPQPLFEQDPSMIMPQYQADPGQDPSQNPMMESIMPEMQQQQPVHGYPVYHPSSLEEDGIEAEEDGLAPLESQPITFTPEEMEKYSKLQQAAQQHIQQQLLAKQVKAFPSAAAAAAAAAAAAAANLAPAPPPPALQQIHIQQPTVSVASGTSITTVQHAILQHHAATAAAMGIHPAHAHHPHPAHAQLAQVHHIPQHHLTPISLSPLGPSLGHSLGHSLGHAGLIPAHPTAFLSGQPIHIIPASALHHTPLALHHVPHTALYPTLFAPRPSQAAAAAALQLHPLLHPIFSGQDLQHPPNHGS
- the gpatch8 gene encoding G patch domain-containing protein 8 isoform X2 produces the protein MFSSMPTGYSSSYYWNIFGFFLLSSLCQDNIGHRLLQKHGWKLGQGLGKAMQGRTDPVPIVLKYDVMGMGRMEMELDYAEDATEKRRVLEVEKEDTEELRQKYKDQVEKEKAIAKALEDLRANFYCELCDKQYTKHQEFDNHINSYDHAHKQRLKELKQREFARNVSSRSRKDGKKQEKMLRRLHELAEQRKQDKQNRTPGSGPMFKTTTVAVDGEKEGDGDGVPLENPIFTDSIIEGSPSEKTGQSSPKPSPTINFSLGKNTSTSSSSSPTPTGASKVSVSFSFAKKAPVKLETAAAVFADPGEEAVEEEENQEGEKAGGQEETSGCSTESPRRVPEGDEGGEKGGAAGAEDIQQPDDGGSLASTLNKLKMMMKKDEGFCGQEPQYYHYVPPAHCRVKPNFQFLLFMKASEQCQSKDDDDEDEVEEVQKSEESSDPTESKETECKTEQEQGEDVSATEPEPSPLSPKVKTEDKISSCEQETVSTAPTSPTQKAENTQSTLDTNTGPKVPMGPFFPVLSKDESTTLQWPTELLEFTKAQPSLSYSCNPLYFDFKLSRNKGLRGGKSAKSLKPGEEADDKGQVVATSTAEATEPEACTDKETPEMKENPSQPEPDEQKPTTASSSTKKKKKKKKHKKSGKHSKRKGKEKEKDAAGDAEENMEATQEKPKKKKKHKRKKSKNKAQDQEEVAGDDKEKVKPKSEDKAAGSSVQSTAGRTTGAEPGKRKRAAKEVPSKSGAEQGGSGKNNDKSNSSEDHGSSKRQKTDSSGSQNASCSTSAQKSPGHGRPPSSESEEEGGSNTQHSRHHRSSPREQRRHHSEESRRSHSRSSRRGERRGSSRRRHRGQTSRSRSYSSSSGRSSARSSAYSHRSRSYSDSYSDYSTEGRRRRRSKRSSDSEYERRGSRGRRRSRRHQYSSSSSDDSRSRSRSYSRRKRHRRHHHSSSRSSSSWSRSTSTRSWRRSYSRSRSSASRSSSSNKGSPHRRSTRGRADSDTNRRDFNRSRIYRSQSPRTSSRSLNRSHTSTSQTLRPVGSRDAGEHKNMLTARQLLERVQSKKSSEDSASGTKSGIKIKDPPQGYFGPKLPPALGSKAMLPLFGKLQAGKKPLIPLTRPDEGEKSGTGKGSEADGEVILVEPIREFPPPPPPPAPPVQKVEEVQQNTATQEETQQQSATEEQVHQEPQPLFEQDPSMIMPQYQADPGQDPSQNPMMESIMPEMQQQQPVHGYPVYHPSSLEEDGIEAEEDGLAPLESQPITFTPEEMEKYSKLQQAAQQHIQQQLLAKQVKAFPSAAAAAAAAAAAAAANLAPAPPPPALQQIHIQQPTVSVASGTSITTVQHAILQHHAATAAAMGIHPAHAHHPHPAHAQLAQVHHIPQHHLTPISLSPLGPSLGHSLGHSLGHAGLIPAHPTAFLSGQPIHIIPASALHHTPLALHHVPHTALYPTLFAPRPSQAAAAAALQLHPLLHPIFSGQDLQHPPNHGS
- the gpatch8 gene encoding G patch domain-containing protein 8 isoform X4, producing the protein MGMGRMEMELDYAEDATEKRRVLEVEKEDTEELRQKYKDQVEKEKAIAKALEDLRANFYCELCDKQYTKHQEFDNHINSYDHAHKQRLKELKQREFARNVSSRSRKDGKKQEKMLRRLHELAEQRKQDKQNRTPGSGPMFKTTTVAVDGEKEGDGDGVPLENPIFTDSIIEGSPSEKTGQSSPKPSPTINFSLGKNTSTSSSSSPTPTGASKVSVSFSFAKKAPVKLETAAAVFADPGEEAVEEEENQEGEKAGGQEETSGCSTESPRRVPEGDEGGEKGGAAGAEDIQQPDDGGSLASTLNKLKMMMKKDEGFCGQEPQYYHYVPPAHCRVKPNFQFLLFMKASEQCQSKDDDDEDEVEEVQKSEESSDPTESKETECKTEQEQGEDVSATEPEPSPLSPKVKTEDKISSCEQETVSTAPTSPTQKAENTQSTLDTNTGPKVPMGPFFPVLSKDESTTLQWPTELLEFTKAQPSLSYSCNPLYFDFKLSRNKGLRGGKSAKSLKPGEEADDKGQVVATSTAEATEPEACTDKETPEMKENPSQPEPDEQKPTTASSSTKKKKKKKKHKKSGKHSKRKGKEKEKDAAGDAEENMEATQEKPKKKKKHKRKKSKNKAQDQEEVAGDDKEKVKPKSEDKAAGSSVQSTAGRTTGAEPGKRKRAAKEVPSKSGAEQGGSGKNNDKSNSSEDHGSSKRQKTDSSGSQNASCSTSAQKSPGHGRPPSSESEEEGGSNTQHSRHHRSSPREQRRHHSEESRRSHSRSSRRGERRGSSRRRHRGQTSRSRSYSSSSGRSSARSSAYSHRSRSYSDSYSDYSTEGRRRRRSKRSSDSEYERRGSRGRRRSRRHQYSSSSSDDSRSRSRSYSRRKRHRRHHHSSSRSSSSWSRSTSTRSWRRSYSRSRSSASRSSSSNKGSPHRRSTRGRADSDTNRRDFNRSRIYRSQSPRTSSRSLNRSHTSTSQTLRPVGSRDAGEHKNMLTARQLLERVQSKKSSEDSASGTKSGIKIKDPPQGYFGPKLPPALGSKAMLPLFGKLQAGKKPLIPLTRPDEGEKSGTGKGSEADGEVILVEPIREFPPPPPPPAPPVQKVEEVQQNTATQEETQQQSATEEQVHQEPQPLFEQDPSMIMPQYQADPGQDPSQNPMMESIMPEMQQQQPVHGYPVYHPSSLEEDGIEAEEDGLAPLESQPITFTPEEMEKYSKLQQAAQQHIQQQLLAKQVKAFPSAAAAAAAAAAAAAANLAPAPPPPALQQIHIQQPTVSVASGTSITTVQHAILQHHAATAAAMGIHPAHAHHPHPAHAQLAQVHHIPQHHLTPISLSPLGPSLGHSLGHSLGHAGLIPAHPTAFLSGQPIHIIPASALHHTPLALHHVPHTALYPTLFAPRPSQAAAAAALQLHPLLHPIFSGQDLQHPPNHGS